The Yoonia sp. SS1-5 genome contains a region encoding:
- a CDS encoding acyloxyacyl hydrolase — protein MDGTLGLIWVLTSFTDMALNDCPSGCLDTEKQAPQVLYQLGNLQSDGFQSENEAYLGYDSHRRRGPFRPTYGLSFTTDGAAWFGIGWKWSTQYIYDTPLFIETSMMPGVYRQGDGADLDGTLQFRSALGIGYTFDNGSKVTISYDSMSNGDFRDARPSRETLAIRWSTNWEG, from the coding sequence ATGGACGGTACACTTGGTCTGATCTGGGTGCTGACAAGTTTCACAGATATGGCGTTGAATGATTGCCCCAGCGGTTGCCTTGATACCGAAAAGCAAGCACCACAGGTGCTTTATCAGCTGGGTAATCTGCAATCTGATGGATTTCAGAGCGAGAATGAGGCCTACCTTGGCTACGACAGCCATCGTCGACGCGGCCCCTTTCGCCCCACTTACGGTCTTTCGTTCACCACCGATGGGGCCGCATGGTTCGGGATCGGCTGGAAATGGAGCACCCAATACATCTACGACACCCCATTATTCATCGAAACCTCGATGATGCCCGGTGTCTATAGGCAAGGTGACGGCGCTGATCTTGATGGAACTCTGCAGTTTCGATCGGCACTTGGTATTGGCTATACGTTTGACAACGGCAGCAAAGTGACGATCAGCTACGACAGCATGTCCAACGGGGATTTTCGCGATGCACGCCCGAGCCGCGAAACGCTCGCCATCCGTTGGTCGACCAACTGGGAGGGATAG
- a CDS encoding bifunctional 2',3'-cyclic-nucleotide 2'-phosphodiesterase/3'-nucleotidase, with the protein MSLRLNRRHFIAGSAGLVAMHPFSVNAATGQAHLRLMETTDLHVHVFPYDYYADKPVDTVGLARTASIIEGVRAESTNSLLLDNGDFLQGNPMGDYIAYERGMKEGDMHPVITAMNTLGFDGSTLGNHEFNYGVSFLMKSVAGAAFPVVSANVVKEMGATPTADTTLVPPYTILEREITDGDGNTAPIKIGLIGFVPPQIMNWDRKHLEGNVQARDIIESARAYVPQMKEQGADIIVALCHSGIGAANAEDGMENAAIPLAAVDGIDAILTGHSHLVFPSSNYDDWAGVDTAAGTIGGKPGVMGGFWGSHMGLVDLLLERDGNSWRVLSHTAEARPISKRNEDRSVTALVEDFAPVLASVQDVHDETLAYVRTAVGKTAAPLHSYFALVADDPSVQIVSNAQMWYIKDQMVGTEYEGLPILSAAAPFKAGGRGGPDYFTDVPEGDVAIKNVADLYLYPNTVRAVKITGAEVKDWLERSAGMFNQVDAGASDATLLNPDFPSYNFDVMDGVTYEIDLTQPSKFDRDGNVINADANRIVNLQYDGAPIDPDQTFIVATNNYRASGGGSFPGAKGDTVIFEGPDTNRDVIVRYIVDQGTVDPKADANWSFKPMPGTSLMFETGPAGAAYADSVAGMKIAPAGTSDSGFALFRIEM; encoded by the coding sequence ATGTCATTGCGTCTCAATCGCCGTCACTTCATCGCCGGGTCTGCCGGGCTGGTTGCCATGCACCCATTCTCGGTCAATGCAGCCACCGGGCAGGCCCATCTGCGCCTGATGGAAACAACCGACCTGCATGTCCACGTTTTTCCCTATGATTACTATGCGGACAAACCTGTCGACACAGTCGGGCTGGCGCGAACCGCCAGCATCATCGAAGGCGTCCGGGCGGAATCCACCAATTCACTGCTGCTCGACAATGGCGACTTTCTGCAGGGCAACCCGATGGGTGACTACATCGCCTACGAGCGTGGTATGAAAGAAGGCGACATGCACCCGGTCATCACCGCGATGAATACGCTCGGGTTTGACGGCTCTACCTTGGGCAATCACGAATTCAACTATGGTGTTTCCTTCCTGATGAAATCCGTGGCGGGCGCGGCCTTCCCGGTCGTCTCGGCCAATGTTGTCAAGGAAATGGGCGCGACGCCGACCGCAGACACAACGCTCGTGCCGCCCTACACCATTCTGGAACGCGAGATCACCGATGGGGATGGCAATACAGCCCCGATCAAGATCGGCCTGATCGGCTTTGTGCCGCCACAGATCATGAATTGGGACCGCAAACATCTGGAAGGCAACGTGCAGGCCCGCGACATCATTGAAAGCGCGCGCGCCTATGTCCCGCAGATGAAAGAGCAAGGCGCCGATATCATTGTTGCACTTTGCCATTCAGGGATCGGGGCTGCCAATGCCGAGGATGGGATGGAAAACGCCGCAATCCCGCTGGCCGCGGTCGACGGGATTGATGCGATCCTGACCGGGCACAGCCATCTGGTCTTCCCCTCGTCGAACTACGATGACTGGGCCGGGGTTGATACCGCCGCAGGGACCATCGGCGGCAAGCCCGGTGTGATGGGCGGCTTCTGGGGCAGCCACATGGGGCTTGTCGATCTGCTGCTAGAGCGTGATGGCAACAGCTGGCGGGTCCTGTCCCATACCGCCGAGGCGCGGCCGATCTCCAAACGCAATGAAGACCGCAGCGTGACCGCACTGGTCGAGGATTTCGCGCCCGTGCTGGCATCCGTGCAGGATGTGCATGACGAAACACTGGCCTATGTCAGAACCGCCGTCGGCAAGACCGCAGCCCCCCTGCACAGCTACTTCGCGCTGGTGGCCGATGATCCCTCGGTGCAGATCGTCTCCAATGCGCAGATGTGGTATATCAAGGATCAGATGGTCGGAACCGAATATGAGGGGCTTCCGATCCTGTCGGCTGCGGCACCGTTCAAGGCGGGTGGGCGCGGCGGGCCGGACTATTTCACCGACGTCCCCGAAGGCGATGTGGCGATCAAGAACGTGGCTGATCTTTACCTTTACCCCAACACGGTCCGGGCGGTGAAAATCACCGGCGCCGAGGTCAAGGACTGGCTGGAACGGAGTGCAGGCATGTTCAATCAGGTCGATGCTGGGGCCAGTGACGCCACACTGCTGAACCCCGACTTCCCAAGCTACAATTTCGACGTGATGGATGGGGTCACCTATGAAATCGACCTGACGCAACCGTCGAAATTCGACCGGGACGGGAATGTGATCAACGCAGATGCCAACCGGATCGTGAACCTGCAATATGATGGGGCGCCTATCGACCCTGATCAGACCTTTATTGTTGCCACGAACAATTATCGGGCGTCAGGGGGCGGCAGTTTCCCCGGGGCCAAGGGCGACACGGTTATCTTCGAGGGGCCGGACACCAATCGCGACGTCATCGTGCGCTATATCGTCGATCAAGGCACCGTGGATCCAAAGGCCGATGCAAACTGGTCATTCAAGCCGATGCCCGGCACGTCCCTGATGTTCGAAACAGGGCCTGCAGGGGCGGCATATGCGGACAGCGTGGCAGGGATGAAGATCGCACCCGCCGGGACGTCCGACAGCGGCTTCGCCCTGTTCCGGATCGAGATGTAA
- a CDS encoding Hint domain-containing protein, producing the protein MQSSARQHPVNPASLVRTDLGLCAGTCLMTTDGEIPVEHLTTGDRIIVRDGGIAILREVKSRQARISPIVIKAGSLGHTKPGVDMTVTPATRIHVRDWRASVLFGQPSADIEARRLADGEFVARRPSRLMQLFDLHFDTDQIVYADGVEIMIPAAA; encoded by the coding sequence ATGCAATCCAGCGCTCGCCAACATCCTGTCAACCCGGCCAGTCTCGTCAGAACCGATCTGGGGCTTTGTGCGGGAACATGCCTGATGACAACAGACGGGGAAATCCCGGTTGAACATCTGACCACCGGCGACCGTATCATCGTGCGCGATGGCGGGATTGCGATCTTGCGCGAGGTCAAATCGCGACAGGCCAGGATCAGCCCGATTGTGATCAAGGCCGGCTCATTGGGCCATACCAAGCCGGGCGTGGACATGACGGTCACTCCTGCCACCCGCATCCATGTCCGCGACTGGCGCGCCTCAGTTCTGTTCGGCCAGCCCAGCGCCGATATTGAGGCGCGGCGCCTTGCGGACGGCGAATTTGTCGCGCGCAGGCCCTCTCGACTGATGCAGTTGTTTGACCTGCATTTCGACACGGATCAGATTGTCTATGCTGATGGCGTCGAAATCATGATCCCCGCCGCGGCCTAA
- the fabD gene encoding ACP S-malonyltransferase, which translates to MRAFVFPGQGAQTIGMGKALAEAYPAAKAVFEEVNDALDQDLSALIWEGDIADLTLTRNAQPALMATSLAALRALQAEGVSVTSASFVAGHSLGEYSALAAVDALSIADTARLLRARGTAMQEAVPVGVGAMAALLGLDFEAASAVAAEAAQGDVCEAANDNDPAQVVVSGHKAAVERALVIAKEKGAKRAVLLPVSAPFHCSLMAPAADVMAAALADVQINAPMVPVVANVKAEAVTDPEEIRTLLVAQITGSVRWRESVAFMAAQGVSDIYEIGAGKALSGMIKRIDRAVTPQAIGTPDDVRAAAAAFQD; encoded by the coding sequence ATGCGCGCATTCGTATTTCCCGGCCAGGGGGCGCAAACCATCGGCATGGGCAAGGCACTTGCAGAGGCCTATCCAGCCGCAAAAGCGGTGTTTGAAGAGGTCAATGACGCGCTGGATCAGGATCTGTCGGCATTGATCTGGGAGGGCGACATCGCCGATCTGACGCTGACCCGCAATGCGCAACCGGCCTTGATGGCCACATCGCTGGCGGCCCTGCGCGCCCTGCAGGCCGAGGGCGTCAGCGTCACCTCGGCGTCTTTTGTCGCGGGTCATTCCCTGGGCGAATATTCAGCCCTTGCGGCTGTGGATGCGCTGAGCATTGCCGACACGGCCCGCCTGTTGCGCGCCCGCGGCACCGCGATGCAAGAGGCCGTTCCCGTTGGTGTTGGTGCCATGGCCGCGTTGCTGGGGCTGGATTTTGAGGCGGCTTCCGCTGTCGCCGCGGAGGCTGCGCAAGGTGACGTCTGCGAGGCTGCAAATGACAATGACCCCGCGCAAGTCGTCGTTTCAGGGCATAAGGCGGCCGTGGAACGCGCATTGGTCATTGCCAAGGAAAAGGGGGCCAAACGCGCCGTGTTGCTGCCTGTCAGCGCCCCATTCCATTGCAGCCTGATGGCCCCGGCTGCGGATGTTATGGCTGCCGCGCTGGCCGACGTGCAGATCAATGCCCCCATGGTGCCGGTTGTTGCCAATGTCAAAGCCGAGGCGGTGACTGACCCCGAAGAGATCAGGACGCTGTTAGTAGCACAGATCACCGGATCCGTGCGCTGGCGCGAAAGCGTCGCCTTTATGGCCGCACAGGGTGTGAGTGACATATATGAAATTGGCGCAGGCAAGGCCCTGTCAGGGATGATCAAGCGGATTGATCGTGCCGTCACACCGCAAGCAATTGGTACGCCGGATGATGTGCGCGCCGCTGCCGCAGCTTTTCAGGACTAG
- a CDS encoding YceI family protein, giving the protein MKTLLTAATLVAATLTTPAFAAAEDYVLDASHSQIVFSYDHLGYSTTYGMFSGFEGTIAFDQEDPAASSVSVSFPVRSMLTGWEARFGHFMSDDFFAAAEDEMVTFTSTAIEVTGDDTALITGDLTLNGITKPVVLDAKLNQVGVHPQREKPWAGFDATTTLLRSDFEVGAFAPFVSDEVEVNISIEASKAE; this is encoded by the coding sequence ATGAAGACCCTTCTGACTGCTGCGACGCTGGTCGCAGCCACGTTGACGACGCCTGCCTTTGCTGCCGCAGAGGATTATGTTCTGGATGCAAGCCACAGCCAGATCGTTTTTAGCTATGACCACCTGGGTTATTCCACGACATATGGCATGTTCTCTGGCTTTGAAGGCACGATCGCGTTTGACCAGGAAGATCCTGCCGCATCCTCTGTCAGTGTCTCATTCCCCGTCAGAAGCATGCTGACAGGCTGGGAAGCCCGCTTTGGCCACTTTATGAGCGACGATTTCTTTGCTGCGGCAGAGGACGAAATGGTGACGTTCACATCAACCGCTATCGAAGTGACCGGTGATGACACCGCGCTGATCACGGGCGATCTGACGCTGAACGGCATCACGAAGCCCGTCGTTCTGGACGCCAAGCTGAACCAGGTGGGTGTTCACCCGCAGCGCGAAAAACCATGGGCTGGATTTGATGCGACAACAACACTTCTCCGCTCTGACTTTGAAGTTGGTGCATTTGCGCCATTCGTCAGCGACGAAGTTGAAGTGAATATCTCAATCGAGGCGTCCAAGGCTGAATAA
- the tig gene encoding trigger factor: MQVTETLNEGLKRGYAITVTAAELDAKVEEKLKEAQPTIEMKGFRKGKVPMALLRKQFGQRLMGESMQEAIDGALTSHLEESGDRPAAQPEMKMTNEDWKEGDDVNVDVSYEKLPEIEDVDFTKIKLERMVVKADEDSVKEALDSLAESPQAVSYEAKKTQAKKDDQVILDFVGKVDGEAFEGGAAEDYPLVLGSNSFIPGFEDGLLKVKAGDKKDVEVTFPDDYQAENLAGKKAVFSCTIKEVKGPKKPKLDDELAKKFGAEDLDGLKAQISERLEAEYTGASRAVAKRGLLDVLDKKVSFELPASLVEAEANQIAHQLWHEENPEVEGHDHPEIKPTDEHTKLAERRVKLGLLLADIGQKADVKVSDQEMTQAIMNQARQYPGQERQFFDFVQQNAQFRQQLQAPLFEDKVVDHIFEQAAVKDKEVSKDDLQKAVEKLEEE, translated from the coding sequence ATGCAGGTCACTGAGACCCTCAATGAAGGCCTCAAGCGTGGTTACGCGATTACGGTCACCGCAGCCGAGCTCGACGCCAAAGTCGAAGAGAAGCTGAAAGAGGCACAGCCCACGATCGAAATGAAGGGCTTTCGGAAAGGGAAAGTGCCGATGGCTCTGCTGCGCAAGCAGTTCGGCCAACGCCTGATGGGCGAATCGATGCAGGAAGCCATTGATGGCGCGCTGACATCGCATCTGGAGGAATCAGGTGATCGCCCCGCGGCCCAGCCCGAAATGAAGATGACCAACGAGGACTGGAAAGAAGGCGATGACGTGAATGTCGACGTCTCTTACGAAAAGCTGCCAGAGATCGAGGATGTGGATTTCACCAAGATCAAGCTGGAGCGCATGGTTGTCAAAGCCGATGAAGACTCTGTCAAGGAAGCGCTTGATAGCCTCGCAGAGAGCCCGCAAGCGGTGAGCTACGAAGCCAAGAAGACCCAGGCCAAGAAAGACGACCAGGTTATTCTGGATTTCGTCGGCAAGGTTGATGGCGAGGCATTTGAAGGTGGCGCGGCTGAGGATTATCCGCTGGTGCTTGGTTCAAATTCTTTTATTCCCGGGTTCGAAGATGGCCTGCTGAAGGTCAAGGCGGGTGACAAAAAAGACGTCGAAGTGACGTTCCCCGATGATTATCAGGCCGAAAATCTGGCCGGTAAGAAAGCTGTCTTCAGCTGCACGATCAAGGAAGTCAAAGGTCCGAAAAAGCCGAAGTTGGATGATGAGCTGGCCAAGAAGTTCGGCGCAGAAGACCTTGATGGGTTGAAGGCGCAGATCTCGGAGCGGTTGGAAGCCGAGTATACCGGTGCCTCCCGGGCTGTTGCAAAGCGCGGCTTGCTTGATGTGCTGGACAAGAAAGTGTCCTTCGAATTGCCTGCGTCGCTGGTGGAGGCCGAGGCAAACCAGATTGCACACCAGCTGTGGCATGAGGAAAACCCCGAGGTTGAAGGCCATGATCACCCGGAAATCAAGCCGACCGACGAGCACACAAAACTGGCCGAGCGCCGCGTGAAGCTAGGCCTGCTTTTGGCGGATATCGGTCAGAAAGCGGATGTGAAAGTCTCGGATCAGGAGATGACGCAAGCGATTATGAACCAGGCGCGTCAGTACCCCGGTCAGGAGCGTCAGTTCTTTGACTTCGTGCAGCAGAACGCGCAGTTCCGCCAGCAGTTGCAGGCGCCCTTGTTTGAGGACAAAGTTGTTGACCACATCTTTGAACAGGCTGCCGTGAAAGACAAAGAGGTCAGCAAAGACGACCTGCAGAAGGCTGTTGAGAAGCTGGAAGAAGAGTAA
- a CDS encoding acyloxyacyl hydrolase, with amino-acid sequence MQCPVWADLGGEFHFRSAVGAGFEFDNGSTLMLSWDHRSNGDTRATKPGLENLSVRYAVSLN; translated from the coding sequence ATCCAATGTCCGGTTTGGGCTGATTTAGGCGGAGAATTTCATTTTCGTTCCGCGGTCGGCGCGGGATTTGAATTCGACAATGGATCCACACTCATGCTGTCATGGGACCATCGCTCCAACGGCGACACACGCGCGACCAAACCCGGACTAGAAAATTTGTCGGTCCGCTACGCGGTCAGTTTGAACTAA
- a CDS encoding cytochrome b/b6 domain-containing protein: MSTANTQTVYGSVTKTFHWLTALLIITIIPLGAIANRLPFETDAQIALKATLFSLHKTLGIIVFAVALGRIIWAITQTKPGPLHPERKAETLLAEIVHWLLYVSLVAVPLTGWIHHAATTGFAPILLPIGQGLPLVGKDEGTAELFAGLHWIWSKIMVGAILLHIAGALKHQIIDKDATLRRMWFGQSETPAVGPHHSSLAPPLAAVLIYAAATAAGAGAGILSHQSEQGGPALDAVASQWQVTNGEIAITVAQLGSPVTGSFEDWTSSITFDPDAQGKMGEVTTTIAITSLKLGSVSDQAMGADFFDATTFPTAVFQADIVQDGDGLRAEGTLRIKENEMPVSLPFDLTIAGDDAEMSGGTTLDRRDFAIGQSMSDESSLGFNVEVLISLNATRTAE, from the coding sequence ATGTCAACAGCGAACACCCAGACAGTTTACGGCAGCGTAACAAAGACCTTTCACTGGCTCACCGCACTTCTGATTATCACCATCATTCCACTGGGGGCCATCGCCAACCGGCTGCCATTTGAAACAGATGCGCAGATCGCACTAAAGGCGACCCTGTTTTCCCTGCACAAAACACTGGGCATCATTGTGTTTGCTGTCGCCTTGGGGCGGATCATCTGGGCGATCACCCAAACCAAGCCCGGGCCGCTTCACCCCGAACGCAAGGCCGAAACCTTGTTGGCCGAGATCGTGCATTGGCTGCTTTACGTCTCACTTGTCGCGGTCCCGCTGACCGGCTGGATTCACCACGCAGCAACAACCGGCTTTGCGCCCATCCTGTTGCCAATCGGGCAAGGACTGCCGCTTGTGGGCAAGGATGAAGGCACGGCAGAGCTGTTTGCGGGTCTGCATTGGATCTGGTCGAAAATCATGGTCGGCGCGATCCTGCTGCATATTGCGGGCGCGTTGAAGCATCAGATCATTGACAAGGATGCGACGTTGCGCCGGATGTGGTTCGGGCAGTCCGAAACGCCTGCTGTCGGCCCGCATCACAGCAGTCTCGCCCCTCCGCTGGCGGCCGTGCTGATTTATGCCGCAGCAACAGCCGCCGGTGCGGGCGCGGGCATTCTCAGCCACCAATCCGAACAAGGTGGCCCCGCCCTTGATGCGGTGGCCTCACAATGGCAGGTCACGAATGGTGAGATAGCGATCACCGTCGCCCAACTTGGCAGCCCCGTCACAGGCAGTTTCGAAGACTGGACATCCAGCATCACATTCGATCCCGACGCCCAAGGCAAAATGGGCGAAGTGACAACGACAATCGCCATTACATCGCTCAAGCTTGGCTCTGTGTCCGATCAGGCAATGGGCGCCGACTTTTTTGACGCCACAACCTTCCCCACCGCGGTTTTCCAGGCCGACATCGTGCAAGACGGCGACGGTCTTCGGGCAGAGGGAACGTTGCGGATCAAGGAAAACGAAATGCCAGTCAGCCTGCCTTTTGATCTGACAATTGCGGGCGATGATGCCGAAATGTCGGGGGGGACAACGCTTGATCGGCGGGACTTTGCAATTGGTCAAAGCATGTCCGACGAAAGCAGCCTTGGATTTAACGTTGAGGTTTTGATTTCCCTCAACGCAACGCGCACGGCCGAATAA
- a CDS encoding nucleotidyltransferase domain-containing protein: MDHPEIIQTITDAIITKPQIRALFLGGSYGTGMADAYSDIDFVIVTPEGATDDIAAIWQDAIAQTGEIVLWWDRKPVPVLINAITDDWTRTDVMILKPDQMGAQSQANLRPLFDHDGIHDRLKERPAPTKPDLKKAKYQFEEFIRILGLLHLVVGRKEYINGVLGVFHLRNLLVDLLIQETDAPHRGGQLHLNRLITDEQKALLVALPPPVADRDQLIAAHLAYAKAYLPRARKRAAKLGIAWPDRFETATWAKLHADLGTTRPYDPVQ, translated from the coding sequence ATGGACCACCCAGAAATAATCCAAACCATCACGGATGCAATCATCACGAAACCTCAAATCCGGGCGTTGTTTCTGGGCGGAAGCTATGGAACCGGCATGGCGGATGCCTATAGCGATATTGATTTTGTCATCGTGACCCCCGAAGGCGCCACAGACGATATTGCCGCAATCTGGCAGGACGCCATCGCGCAAACCGGCGAGATTGTCCTGTGGTGGGATCGAAAACCTGTTCCAGTCCTGATCAACGCAATCACTGATGACTGGACCCGCACAGACGTGATGATCCTCAAACCCGATCAGATGGGCGCCCAATCACAAGCCAACCTGAGGCCACTATTCGATCATGACGGTATCCATGATCGCTTGAAGGAACGACCCGCGCCAACAAAACCTGACCTGAAGAAGGCAAAATATCAGTTTGAGGAATTTATCCGTATTCTCGGCCTTCTCCATCTGGTTGTCGGGCGCAAGGAATACATCAACGGCGTTTTGGGCGTGTTCCACTTGCGCAATCTGCTGGTGGATCTGTTGATCCAGGAAACCGACGCGCCACATCGGGGCGGGCAATTGCACCTCAACCGGCTGATCACAGATGAACAAAAGGCGTTGCTAGTCGCGCTGCCGCCGCCGGTTGCAGACCGGGACCAGTTGATCGCGGCCCACCTCGCTTATGCCAAGGCGTATCTACCGCGCGCCCGAAAAAGGGCCGCCAAGTTGGGCATCGCATGGCCCGACCGGTTCGAGACCGCGACTTGGGCCAAACTGCACGCGGACCTCGGGACCACGCGGCCTTATGATCCGGTCCAGTGA
- the rpsF gene encoding 30S ribosomal protein S6, with protein sequence MPLYEHVMIARQDLSNTQAESLIEHFGTVLADNGGKLLENEYWGVKTMAYKINKNRKGHYAFLRTDAPAPAVQEMERLMRLHEDVMRVLTIKVDAHEEGPSVQMQKREERGDRRERR encoded by the coding sequence ATGCCGCTATACGAGCATGTCATGATTGCGCGTCAGGACTTGTCCAACACGCAAGCTGAAAGCCTCATCGAACATTTCGGAACCGTTCTTGCCGATAACGGCGGCAAGTTGCTGGAAAACGAATATTGGGGCGTCAAGACGATGGCCTACAAGATCAACAAGAACCGCAAAGGGCATTATGCCTTTCTGCGCACAGACGCCCCTGCCCCTGCCGTGCAGGAAATGGAACGCCTGATGCGCCTGCACGAAGACGTCATGCGTGTGCTGACCATCAAGGTTGACGCCCACGAAGAGGGCCCATCCGTGCAGATGCAAAAACGCGAAGAACGTGGCGACCGCCGCGAGCGCCGTTGA
- the rpsR gene encoding 30S ribosomal protein S18: MATKPFFRRRKSDPFEGDNAPKIDYKDTRLLQRYISERGKIVPARITAVGAKNQRALARAIKRARFLALLPYAVK; encoded by the coding sequence ATGGCAACCAAACCATTTTTCCGCCGTCGCAAGTCTGATCCGTTTGAAGGCGATAACGCCCCAAAGATCGACTATAAAGACACCCGCCTTTTGCAGCGCTACATCTCTGAGCGCGGCAAAATCGTTCCCGCCCGTATCACCGCTGTCGGTGCCAAGAACCAGCGCGCGCTCGCCCGTGCGATCAAACGCGCCCGGTTCCTTGCCCTGCTGCCCTACGCTGTAAAGTAA
- the rplI gene encoding 50S ribosomal protein L9: MDIILLERVAKLGQMGEVVSVKEGYARNFLLPQGKALRVNAANMARFEAEKAQMEARNLESKKEADALAAKLDGQKFIIIRSASDAGSLYGSVTTRDAADAATEAGFTVDKKQVVLQGAIKELGLHDVSVILHPEVEATITLNVARSVEEAELQEAGKSIAELAAEEEAAAEFEIQELFDDIGAAASDDEELAESAGVETADEPAADDSDDD, encoded by the coding sequence ATGGATATCATTCTACTTGAGCGCGTCGCAAAGCTGGGTCAGATGGGCGAAGTGGTTTCCGTCAAGGAAGGCTACGCGCGCAACTTTCTGCTGCCACAGGGCAAAGCCCTGCGGGTGAACGCCGCCAACATGGCGCGGTTCGAGGCTGAAAAGGCCCAGATGGAAGCCCGCAACCTCGAAAGCAAAAAAGAGGCCGATGCGCTGGCCGCAAAGCTGGATGGACAAAAGTTCATCATCATCCGCTCTGCATCTGACGCAGGCTCGCTTTATGGCTCGGTCACCACACGCGATGCGGCTGATGCGGCAACTGAGGCTGGCTTTACCGTCGACAAAAAGCAGGTCGTGCTGCAAGGCGCGATTAAAGAGCTGGGCTTGCATGACGTCAGCGTCATTCTGCACCCCGAGGTTGAGGCAACAATCACGCTGAACGTTGCGCGCTCTGTCGAAGAGGCTGAACTGCAAGAAGCCGGCAAATCCATTGCCGAGCTGGCCGCAGAAGAAGAAGCCGCCGCTGAATTCGAAATTCAGGAACTGTTCGACGATATCGGTGCTGCGGCATCTGATGACGAAGAACTGGCTGAAAGCGCTGGCGTCGAAACGGCTGATGAGCCCGCCGCTGACGACAGCGACGACGACTAA